The genomic DNA AGGTGACTGGTTGGATCAGGATTCGGTTTCCGATCAATTCAGTGTAGAATTTGAAGTTGAGTCTCTTGACTCAGAAGATTACAGCCAGAGTGAAGGAGGGCAGGAGCTCTCAGATGAGGATGATGAGGTGGGTCTCCGGGCTGGTCAGTTTTTAATAAGACTGAAGATGGTGggatacatgggggtgggggtgggggggtgtatATTCAGACTCCCTTCATCCTGGGTTTTTGATTTGTGGACTTAAGGCAAAAGTATAGTTTCTTTTTGCCTGGTTTGTTATAGTCTTATATTACTAAGTCAGAAACTTAGACTTTGGTGTTCATTCTTGTAATAGCCTGCCCACACACTTCTCCATTTGGCTCTCCCACttacttattcatttgtttgtgtaaGACAGTATCAACATGTGGCCCTGGTGACCCTGAACTggctacgtagaccaggctggcttagaatccacagtgatctgcctgcttctgccgcctctgcctccagagtatgAGGAtcaaaggcaagcaccaccacttcgttgtttttttttttttttttttttttttttttttttttttttttttcccgagacagggtttctctgtgtagctttggagcctatcctggcacttgctctggagaccaggctggcctccaactcagagatccgcctgcctctctgcctcccgagtgctgggattaaaggtgtgcgctactaACGCTGGCTAAGCACCACCACTCTATCCCTCCCTTTTTAGtactaatttgtttttttgtttgtttttcttttttttggtttttcgagacaggctttctctgtgactttggaggctgtcctggaactagctcttgtagaccagggtggcctcaaactcagagatccacctgcctctgcctccagagtgctggaattaaaggcatgtgccaccaccgcccggcttgtttgtttttaagatttctttatttattaggtatatagtgttctgctgcctgcaggccagaaaaaggcactcattacaggtagttgtgagccaccatgtggttgctgagagtTAAAtgcaggacctttggaagagcaggcagtcttaactgctgagccatctcttcagtcccctgttaatttgtttttcacaaacataaaatatgcaACAAACAGTTAAAAGTGTCAGTACCTGTGTATCTCTCTCTTGGGTATCACTATACCTTTAACATTTCTCATTGTTTTCTGGTTAATAACTCTGAATTTATAAAGTAggctttcttgaatattttgtttggtttaagTATTTAACAACTCTTACCATGGTGGGTGAAGAGTTTACTGTCCTACATTTTCTACTTGATTGGAATTGAGTTTGACTTTCCCATTAGAACTTCTCATGGACAGTAGTGGCTCATGCTGTTTCTTTAGGACTTACTAAGAATTCAGCTTTCTTGGTTAAAAGGTTGGTAAATTGATGCTAATAAATTTGTCTTATTAGGTCTATCGAGTCACAGTGTATCAATCAGGAGAAAGTGATGTAGACTCCTTTGAGGGAGATCCTGAAATCTCATTAGCTGTAAGTATTCAGATACTtgacagaaatacaaacaatGCTTACTTAGATCAGAACTGTGAAAATGTGCTTAATTTACTTAAAATGAGGCAATTTTATACAGTTAAAACTTTTCAACTCTTATGACTTagaatattttccttctttgttatAGTGGGATCTGTTGccatatttatttggttttatggGGTGGAATTTAAAACTTGAATATATTGGACCCATTGAAACATCCATTCCTGCCTGGTAAAACCTTTATGTATGGTTTTGGGTAAGAGTGGAAGCCACACTCAATAAGAATCAAGGAGTCAGTGTGGGAAAGTATATAGACTACCCCCATTGCTTGTGTATTAGGCTGCTTGCTGGGCAGTGTAAACTGGAATGTATTTATTCAGGGTACACTAGGAAGTGTCTTCAGGTAAAACTCATCCTTCGGTTATGAAGGATGTAGGATATGTTCATTGATAAGGCAGAGATATGGAAGAGTTTGTCTTTCTAGTTGTGTAAAGAGAATTTGGATAAGGGGATACACTGAGCAGTTAGAATACAGGAGGCGATTGACAAGGAAGGGCAAATAGTTTGAATTGTGGTCAGAGTGGTAGATTTGAGCTCTAGTAGCTGACAATATTGTTGTCTTATGGATGAAAAAGGGGTGTTCAGTTGAACTGGCCTTTAGAGCATGTCTGAAAGAATCTTAGGGACTGTGGGTTGGAAGTGTTTCTTTGggaaaagcagatatctggattgATCATGTAATGTCTGGGCAGTGTTCAGGATTGAGCTTTGAAGGAAGTGGGTACAGACTTAAATACAGAGGAACACATGCTATGCCATTTACTTCCATTAATTGGATAAGCTGTGTTTGTCCTCAAACAGATACAACTTGCTAGGTACACAGTACCACAATAAGTGGTTGTAGCTTTGGGATTTTTCCACTATGAGAAGGAAGACAAAAGTATTCAAAGTCATGCACATATCCAACAACAGTTCACCAGTGAACTGTGTCCCCAGCCCAGctgactatatttttaaaaatcttttaaaaattaatatatttgggggtttataacttttttttcttttttttttttaaacagtgctAGGGATTGATCCCAGGCCTGTAGTCTATTATTTTCACATAgatcttttgtgtgtgtacatgtagggAAAGTACCTTAAATTTACTCTCTTAGCTGATTTCTGGCATACAGCATTAACTACattcttcatgttcttttttgcatgttttatataaaacatgaaatactGAAAATTAAACTATGTGATATACAATATACCTCCAGTATGTTGAAGGTACTGGCCTAATAACTAAAGAGCTAATGTCTTCTTTTATTGAAGGACTATTGGAAATGTACCTCCTGCAATGAAATGAATCCTCCCCTTCCACCTCACTGCAACAGATGTTGGACCCTTCGTGAGAATTGGCTTCCGGAAGATAAAGGGAAGGATAAAGGGGACATGCCTGAAGAAGCCAAACTGGAGGCAGAAGGCTTAGATGTGCCTGATGGGAAAAAAGCTACAGCGAATGATTGTAAGGAGTCCTGCACTGAGGAAAGTGATGATAAGGAAATATATACCTCCCAGTCACAAGAGAGTGAGGACTATTCCCAGCCGTCAACGTCCAGCAGCATTGTTTATAGCAGCCAGGAAGATGTCAAAgagtgggagaaggaagagacacCAGACAAAGAAGAGAGTGTGGAATCTGGCTTCTCTCTTAATGCCATTGAACCATGTGTGATTTGCCAAGGGCGGCCTAAAAATGGTTGCATTGTTCATGGCAAAACTGGACATCTCATGTCATGTTTCCCATGtgcaaagaagctaaaaaaaaGGAATAAGCCCTGCCCAGTGTGCAGACAACCAATTCAAATGATTGTGCTAACTTATTTTAGCTAGCTGACCTGCCCATAAAA from Cricetulus griseus strain 17A/GY chromosome 1 unlocalized genomic scaffold, alternate assembly CriGri-PICRH-1.0 chr1_0, whole genome shotgun sequence includes the following:
- the Mdm2 gene encoding E3 ubiquitin-protein ligase Mdm2 isoform X1 gives rise to the protein MKEIIFYLGQYIMTKRLYDEKQQHIVYCSNDLLGDLFGVPSFSVKDHRKIHIMIYRNLVVVSQQESSDSGTSVSESRCQPEGDSEQKDPVQEPQEEKPSSDSVSRPSTSSRRRTISETEENADELPGDRQRKRHRSLSFDESLALCVLREICCERSSSSESTEPPSNQDLDDGVSEHSGDWLDQDSVSDQFSVEFEVESLDSEDYSQSEGGQELSDEDDEVYRVTVYQSGESDVDSFEGDPEISLADYWKCTSCNEMNPPLPPHCNRCWTLRENWLPEDKGKDKGDMPEEAKLEAEGLDVPDGKKATANDCKESCTEESDDKEIYTSQSQESEDYSQPSTSSSIVYSSQEDVKEWEKEETPDKEESVESGFSLNAIEPCVICQGRPKNGCIVHGKTGHLMSCFPCAKKLKKRNKPCPVCRQPIQMIVLTYFS